A genomic segment from Nitrospira sp. MA-1 encodes:
- a CDS encoding TolC family protein → MYSFLIILFLVLIFNGCTGLKTDLAIQENEIPTSFKDKTDTTNIADIQWKDYFVDPLLHELIETAIENNLDLQMALQRIEISRSSVRAATGALMPTMGLGVGTAIRRYGLYTMDGAGNATTDFKSGQQIPANLPDLFVGLQSSWEVDIWGKLQNQRSSAMAKFLASIEGTSFVVSNLVADVAIYYNELQALDNELDIIRQTLHTQYESLEVVELQKEAGRATELAVELFKAQVLNTSILEKEVLQQITITENHINFLLGRYPQTIERTKGQYFSEIPHEIASGVPSQLLANRPDVREAELQIKGSNFDLKVAKAAFFPSFNITASFGFQAFNPDFLFVAPASIAYTAVGTLVAPLINRNALQAQFNNAEANQLTAMYHYQKTILNAYVEVANELSNIHNLRKINILKKKQNEVLRQSVETSHLLYRYGRATYLEVLTAQRNTLQSDLELINFAKQLRIAAVKIYKALGGGWK, encoded by the coding sequence ATGTATTCCTTTCTTATCATTTTGTTCCTGGTTCTAATTTTTAATGGCTGCACAGGACTGAAGACCGATCTGGCCATTCAGGAAAACGAAATACCAACAAGCTTTAAGGACAAAACAGATACCACGAATATCGCTGACATCCAATGGAAAGATTACTTTGTTGACCCGCTCCTCCATGAATTAATTGAGACTGCCATTGAGAATAACCTTGATTTGCAAATGGCTTTGCAGCGAATTGAAATTTCTCGTTCAAGTGTCCGGGCAGCCACAGGGGCACTGATGCCGACAATGGGTTTGGGTGTAGGAACCGCCATTCGCCGATACGGACTGTACACCATGGACGGGGCAGGGAACGCGACGACCGACTTTAAATCAGGTCAACAAATTCCCGCTAACTTGCCTGATCTTTTTGTGGGCTTACAGTCATCGTGGGAAGTTGATATTTGGGGGAAGTTGCAAAACCAGCGCAGTTCCGCAATGGCGAAATTTCTGGCCAGTATCGAAGGGACGAGCTTTGTCGTTTCTAATCTCGTAGCGGATGTAGCCATCTATTATAACGAATTGCAGGCTTTGGATAATGAGTTGGACATCATCAGGCAAACCCTCCACACACAGTACGAATCGTTGGAGGTGGTTGAACTGCAAAAGGAAGCCGGCAGGGCAACTGAATTAGCCGTGGAACTATTCAAGGCTCAAGTGCTCAATACCAGTATTTTGGAAAAAGAGGTCCTGCAACAAATTACGATCACCGAAAATCACATAAACTTTTTGTTAGGCCGCTATCCCCAAACTATAGAACGGACCAAAGGCCAATATTTCTCGGAAATTCCACATGAAATTGCATCGGGTGTTCCTTCACAATTATTGGCAAACCGCCCGGATGTTCGTGAAGCCGAATTGCAGATCAAGGGCAGTAATTTCGATTTGAAAGTAGCTAAGGCTGCATTTTTCCCAAGCTTTAACATCACGGCAAGTTTTGGGTTTCAGGCATTCAATCCCGATTTTTTATTTGTGGCCCCTGCCTCAATCGCCTATACCGCCGTAGGCACGTTGGTCGCACCACTTATTAATAGAAACGCGTTACAAGCACAGTTCAATAATGCCGAAGCCAATCAGTTGACTGCCATGTATCACTACCAAAAAACAATTTTGAACGCCTATGTGGAAGTGGCCAATGAGCTCTCTAATATTCATAACTTGCGAAAAATCAATATTCTGAAAAAGAAACAAAACGAAGTGTTGCGACAATCCGTTGAAACATCACACTTACTCTATAGATATGGCCGGGCAACCTACCTGGAGGTCCTCACTGCACAACGGAATACCTTGCAATCCGATCTCGAATTGATCAATTTTGCCAAGCAACTTCGTATCGCGGCAGTAAAAATTTACAAGGCATTAGGCGGTGGATGGAAATAA